The following nucleotide sequence is from Trifolium pratense cultivar HEN17-A07 linkage group LG2, ARS_RC_1.1, whole genome shotgun sequence.
CACGCTCAGCCTTAAGTTTGTCAAGAACCCAGGCATACTTGAATGACCTCTTGTTCATTTCAGCAGCTTCCTTCTCAAATCTCTCAATGACACGCTTGTCAATACCTCCTAGCTTGTAGATCAAGTGACCAGTGGTGGTTGATTTTCCAGAGTCGACATGTCCAATGACGACAATGTTGATATGAACCTTTTCTTTACCCATGATGTCTTAACTGCAATTCACAAAAGTTTCACAATTCAGAACTAACgccaattgaaaaataattcaTCAAATTGAAAACCACTAATTGATTATCAATAGTTTAAAACCAGAAAACAAACCAGAAAACAACTAAGATTATCAATAGTTCAAAACCAGCTTAaccaaataataatcaaacTCAGCTTATCAATAATTCACTTCCTTAAGTAAATACAACTCAGCTCAtcaatagttcaaaagataaaattaaaacaagctTAACAAAAATAAGAATCCAACTCAGCTTATAAAAgttcaaaaacaacaaatacaAAACCAGCTTAACCAAATAACAATCAAACTCAGCTcacatcaaaattttcaaaacaagCTTAGCCAAATAAGATCTAATCAAACATAGATAACAAAAACATGTAATTTATACAACTTTCAAAATAGATATAAACTAGATCCAATCCAATTTTGAAAAACACCATGAAAGATAAACATGAATTCATGTTACACCATacaaaaagtaaaaccagataaTAACTTTTCATATGTAAAAAATGTCACTGTTTAAACTATCATAAACAAACACAATCAAATCTAAACAATAAAAACATCATTTTCATCAAATAAACAACATGAATTAAAGTCAAAGACTTATCTTAATAGATCCAAAATCAAGCAACCAAAACATCAAAAGCTCAAAACTTTCTAGACCATATTATAAGATTTAAACATAAAATCAACAGATCTATAAATTCATGAAAAAACAATCGGTTCAAAAAgctaaaaacaaatcaaatatcacaTACACTAATTGATTCATCCATAattaaaatttctcaaaaatgaaacagaaatgaaatgaaaaaagtcatagttaaattcaaatttaaaattgattcaTCCACTATCAACACATGCAAATTAATAAGAAATGAACCGaacaaaatgataaattaaCACAAAATCAGAATTTatcaaacacaaaacaaaatcaaaacatgGAAATTAAACAGAAATGaaccggaaaaaaaaatcatgatataACAGAACAACAACACAGATCGAAAGAAAAAGATTAGAATCAAAGGATTATACCTTAGCAGAAATGAAATCGAAGGATGTGTACTCGTTCGGAATTCTCAGCCGCACAGAGACTGAGCTATGGAATAACGAAGAGTGATAATGAAGAAAACTAGGGTTCGAACATTTTTATAGTGAGAAAGATAATATTCATATTCCAAAATGGTCCTTGGATTTGTTTGGATTTCCTGTTATACCCTTTGTTATTTGAACGTTGATCTTGTTTTGCACTGATAAGGAAAGATACGTGTGAATTACTCGCGTGAGTTTCTTCTAGGTCTTTCTTAGATTTGTCGTCACGCGCTGGGTGATTCGCGTGTGGAATATGCTTTTAGTGAGTTTTCTTAAGTAAGaaggataataataataagataagataatACTATCATAAGATGAAGGTTAGAGTATGTGACGACGTCGTTTATTGAGGTTTGCTGAAAGTGAATACTAACATCGGTTTGGGCTCTTCATCGACTGTGGCTaatcccaaaataaaaaaggatGAAGGATTCTTctttagaaaattaattaattaattaattaataatccaAGGTTATACTCCCTCCCTCTCatgatataaataaaaaaaatattttcacacttattaaaaaaagtaaaatataataattttaaggatgattttttgtgtttttgttgaaataagtttcatggaaagatgtaaaaagaatttttattggttattgattatggggaaaataagataaagtaaattaagtaaaaatttattttaaaaatgataaaagttgattttttttgcttataatttgggacatgaaaaagtgattttttgtgCTTATAATATGGAACGGAAGGAGTATTATTTCATCGGTCTTGATATTAAGAatccaaaaatagaaatattctcttaaattttgtgtaattaatatgtgatcaagtttaaaaagtgaattaaaTACATGAATTATGATAAAACAATTCATTTTTTGAATCACTAACATGTGTCCTAACTCCTAAGGACACACATTAGcttttcctttattttatcAAGTAAAAAAGCAAAAACCATACAAAATGGAACCAAATATGAACTTGTTTGGAGGACCATTAGTGGCAGCTTGCACACATGTGcaaggtgtgcgacggcatcgggcctcaaaattttgagggtctcagctcaaaattttgaggtcctataatattacttatatattatttatacctataaaatatcagatctatattaatagattaatttttaggccctaaactaatagttatatattgttaatgttcatataatatcatatgagtatcaatagattagttatctatactcgtaaatatagttttagtccattttaatcgttgcataaaatttaaacttagatTAGGAGGTTcatttttgacgttatatacaaagataattattttgtatttcttatcccatttgatttaatgtaattggtttaatattgataatctatatgtttgcaaaaataaaaatgatttttttatattatacgcaatttaaatcgacagtttttttattaaaaaatattaaatattaaattttttatattaaggggccacttttatattttgcacagagcctcctaaaatCCGGAGACGCCCCTGAGGACCATATATATCATATACACTCTATGACACTTTGACCATCCAGCTCAACCATGAGTTTCACCTTCAACATGTTCGACTCAGCTTAACCAATAACTTCACTTTATGCATGTCCAACATTCTCAACTCAACTCGACCATGATCTTCACCTTCAACATGTCTAGTTCAACTCGACCACGAGCTCTATCTTTGGCGTACCTATTTCAACTCGACTATGAGCTTTACCTTCAACATgcgatagttttttttttttttttctgaccaTCCAGGTCATGTTGAGCCCAACCTTTATCAAGACAAGCTCTATGTTGTCATTAAGGTCATGTTGAGCTTCACCTTTAGTTCAACTATGTAATTCATTCGGACCTCGGCTTAGCCTGCCACGCATCTGGTACGAACATAGTGATGTGAGCTACGCGCGCTCCAGCTCCACATGATCTGCACGGACGAGTGACGTGAGTTGTAACAGCCCGGGCCCattttctacgtatttagtaggcaatcccggctgtcacctcacgatcttctccacccccctctctagtggagtttttgctttccgtgggaatcgaaccacgtaccctggggttcaaatacgtgttcaaagggtacgtggttcgattcccacgaaaagcaaaaactccactagagagggggtggagaagatcgtgaggtgacaaccgggattgcctactaaatacgtagaaaaggAGCCCAGGCTGTTACATGAGCTACGTGTGACATAATTCTTAAAttaaatgcttaaagagtgtctgAGGACACTCGTTATCAAGAACCATTTAATTAATCAAAGtgcatttttaataattaaaataacaatatcTATCCTTTAAACTCAATATAAAATACCTTGTCATCATAAAAAAACAACCTTAAAAAATATCTCCAAAAATAaactccaaaaaaatatatataaaaaaggacACCTTAGATGTTTCATTTTCATGCTCCTATAACACGtcacattgtttttcttttgatttagGATTCAAATCCATCATCAATAATCATCCACATTCCACACTCAAAGAAACCCAACTTAAACGCTAACTTCTTCTCAATCATCTTCTTCCTTTAAACGACGTCGTTTCATCTCCGTAACCATGTCTTACGATTACCTCTTCAAGTACATCATCATCGGCGACACAGGttcgttaattaattaatctcgACGACCCTTTTCTTTTCTCGCAATTGGGTATCTGATTCTGATTTCAAGTTTGGGTTTTTATTCCATGTGGTGCAGGTGTAGGGAAATCTTGCCTGCTCCTTCAGTTCACCGATAAGAGGTTTCAACCTGTTCATGATCTTACAATTGGTGTTGAATTTGGTGCTCGTATGCTTACCATTGATTCACGACCCATCAAGCTTCAGATATGGGATACTGttagtctctctctctctctctagaatttaattattatatttttaaatttttattttttggtttggtGTTTGAAATTAGGTGATAATATTAATTGAAGGGTATGTGTTAGAAGTTAGAAGTATACATAATCATAGAATGATAGAAAATAGGATAAGCACTTATACGGACATCCAATAGCAACTATGCGTTCTGTCAAATCACCCCACTTCAATGGCATGATATGGAGGAATAGTTGATTTTTATTGGATGTCATATTATATATTGACAGAATATATATTGTAATTAATGGATTTGAATGTTTCATAAAGTTGCATTATGAATATAGTTTTTGTAATTAATGGATTTGAATCTCTTTCACTCAAACCTCTGTCTTCACTGAAACCTTCTGAACTCATCTCTTTCACTCTCAAGTTTCAACCCtctgttttaatttatttatttttaacccTATTGTTGCTTCTTATAACCCTCTGTTATGAACTTATGAACATTTGGAATGATgtctatgaaatattaattaattaagtttattttgttcatgtattatattttttttatgtttatgtgtatatgtatataCGTGAAGTTACAATTTTATCCTTGAGTAGAATCTTACGAATCGAGCTACGATCCCGATCTTACGATTCTCAACCAGCCTACCGATCCTACATAGGATCTCAAACCTGACTACATTGCTCCTGTGTGTTAAATGTAGATATAGATATTAGAACAAGGTGTCAAATTTGTCACAAAAAAAACGAGTCTTATTATATCACAAGTAGACAAGATGAAGGATGCTCCAATAAGCAAGATTTAGAGGTAGATAATCTATCTATGGACCTAATATAGTACATGACAAGTAGACCCCTTTATGATGTTTACTGACTTATGTAGCTGATTCTACTTAATGGAAAAATACttggttgttattgttgttgctgTTTTCATCACAAGTGATCAGTGTTGTTAAATGGTCGCCCTGAGGGAGTGGCATAGCGTGGTGGATTTTTTGACAACCTTCATATGCTATTTATGAGGGATGCCTGTCAAGGCTGCTCCATAGGCCACAATGGCATGTTTATATTGCTGATTTTTGGCTGGCTGTCATTAACAAAACTACAAGTTGATGCTTTGGATTAGCGGAAGCAGAAATTAAGGTGCTGCTTAATTCGGCTGGTATAGAAGAGATTATTGTTTAGACTTGTTCTACTTGCTAAATGAAAGATGTCTTCaatgaatatgaatatatatatggggtCCTTCTTTCCCTCTCACCCACGGAGATATTTTAACCCATCTCCTTCATGGTGTGAGTGAGTAGAAAACATATACTCTTGAAATCTAAAGTGGTTTTGGATAACAGATATCTACTTGATTTTGTTCAAACAAATACAACACATAAAACCTATTATTTATTCCCCAGGTTTCGTTAGACATCTTTATTTGTGGCACtgctttattttctttctatttatGCAACATTTCAATAAGACTGCCCTAAAATTTTGTAGTCATTCCTATCAAAATCAGTAATTGAAATTATATTTGACACTCATTTAGTTTGACAATCCGTGGTTGTAGTTTTCCATAAGATTCAAATACTGATGCTGAGTACGTTGTTTAATTGTAGGCTGGCCAAGAGTCTTTTAGATCTATCACTAGATCTTATTACAGAGGAGCAGCTGGGGCACTTCTAGTTTATGACATTACAAGGTGAATGGTGCTATTGTCTTTTTGACACACAATCATGATGTATCATGATGTGCAACTTGAGAATAATCCTAACTTTACATTCCCGCCTTTCTACACGCACCTTGCATAATATTTGCCACTTTGATGTTGATGTTCAGAATACTATTGATTGAAAATGCAAGAATAACTATTGATTGAAAAATATATGTGTGCGTAGTTAAAATCTCAGCTATTGTTTTTCAAATCAATAGTTATAATTACTTACTTTATCCTTTAAATGGCACTCCTCCCTTCACTCACGAGGAGTCAAATCCCGTACAACCGGAGTGAAATGCTGTATATTTCTGCATTTAGGTGTCTACAAACCTTTGGTGACTTACTGAAGCTTTATTATGGCCTTCTCTTTTATTATTGCTGATTTCCCTATTTGGAAGTTTCAAATCTTTTTAAATTGAACTCTAGAACATTTGTGGCTTGATGCATGTTTGGACCTTGGATTCACTCTTGGGATAGCCAAAAATGATTCTAAagacaaaattgttttgttATGTTTGAAGGTTCCTGATTAGAATTGATAATGTctctagaattgattctaactTGAAGCTGTAATTGAAGCTTTTTCCTTCAAACATGATTTTTACATTCAAATCTCTTTAAGAgacttaaaattgattttgttgtgtttggatGTTCCTGATTAGAATTGATAGtctgtagaattgattctatcTTGAAGTTACCACTGTCGGTGGTttagtttggttttttttttgttgcttgcTTCTCAAGTTTATGAATTAATGCAGTATGTAtcccatttttcttttctttgggGCCCCAAACAATATACACTTTTGTTCCATATAAACAAATCAATTTATGTCCTTCAATTGAAAACCAGAAAATTCTTTTGTTGATCAGGAGAGAGACCTTTAATCATTTAGCAAGTTGGCTGGAAGATGCTCGACAGCATGCGAATCCTAACATGACAATCACGCTCATAGGGAACAAGTGCGATCTGTCTCACCGAAGGGCGGTGAGCAAAGAAGAGGGAGAGCAATTTGCAAAGGAGAATGGACTTTTATTCATGGAGGCTTCTGCCAAGACAGCACAAAATGTGGAAGAGGTGATTGATCTCAATCAGTAGAAAGAAAGATGCagcacaaatatatatatggtaGCCTCAAGCATATTATAATTTTGGTTACCATGAAAAGTAATCTTGTGCTTATTCTGCAGGCTTTCATAAAGACTGCTGCAAAGATTCTTCAGAACATCCAGGATGGTGTCTTTGATGTGTCCAATGAGGTAACTATCTACAGTCAGCTCCATTTTAAAAGATGTGCGAAATTAATTGTGATGTTCGCATTGGTCCAATGCCACACCTATATGGCACTGGGTTTATAAATCAAAATCCATGTGGTGGACTGTTTGTTTAAGATAAAGAAATAATCATTTTCTGATGAAAgaatttagagattagtttttagagattttatgTGAAGTAGAAGCTAATTTGTGTTtgcttaaaataataaaaattacctTTTTAATCTTTTCTTGTATTTACTGCACTAATAAAAATCAGATTACGTTTTAGAAGCTACTGAAGATAACTTCTCATTTGACCAGAAAATacattttgattattttaaaagcTTACacaaaaacgatcaaaatccttAAAAATAATTTCGTTTGttaaaaagatgattttttgtcaagtaataaATGAGCATAGTTTTTCAGTTGGGTCTGTGTCCTGAGAATGAATGGTCACATCCTGTTTTGTTATTATCCCTATTACTAGGTGATATGCTTATAAGAATTGTTTTCAATTGTCTTGTAAATTATCATGAGATATACCTTATGGTATTGATTCGTGGTTTCACCAAAATGAGTCAAATGAAGCAGAAGCATGGAtgctttttcttctttccatGCATAAAGcaaataaattttaaaggaAATCTTCCTGGGATTTGGATCCCTTACTTTCATGCAATTATGCAGTTGCTAATCTTGGTCGACAGCTCAAGATCAAATGAGTCACACGTTTTATCAACAATGTATTTTGGACCTGATTTACCAAAGTTAGTACGTGAGTCATCCAATCTTGATTCAACAGTCAAAGTCGTACGACTGCGTCAAATGCTTGATTCCTTGTATTTAGAGTACCCGTGTCCATTTTCCTGCTACCCAATGTTTCTTTATGGCTAAAATTTTCAATGCATATATTATTGCAGACATGTGGTATAAAAATTGGCTACGGACGTCCACAAGGCCAAGCAGGAGGCAGAGATGGAACTGTTGCTGCAGGAGGTGCATGTTGCAGCTGATTGGGAGGAAAACAATTCTGAATCTAATCCTTTTGTGCATCTGTCTCTAGAAAACTGAGTGCATACTCTTTTAGACTTGACAtggaacttttttttatagcaCTACAATTTCATGTATAGCTTTAATCTCAAAGGCCTTATGACAAATTTGACTGAATAGTTGTTAAGTTCTAGTAAATGTTTAAAATTGTTGGCTGTTATGTGAAATACCGTTATGGAATTGTTCTATGTCGCGTTTTTTATTTGGCTCGTTTCACTACATTATATCAAACAAGTATGAAGTTGTTTGGTTCATGGTTAGAATTTATTGTTGACGTTTATGGTGAAAAGTTCATTGAGGAACACATTGCTAAGGTCATAACTAGCttctttcaaaatatattttagtttgagaaggaaagaaaaaaaaggtagtTGTTGACGTGGTTCAGAATCGAATCACCTTTCGATCAATTTAACTGTTAATTGGCACAGTCTACAGTTCAGTTATTTGAGCGGTTCAACTGCGGTTTCACTCCGGTTCGAACCGTTTAAAGTAGTTGAACCATGACCTTGttcaattttaaaacattgattctAATGACTTCACAAAGGAGGAGGTCCATTATTCCTCAAAACTGATGAAAACTACGGCTGCGAGGACATGGTAAATTTGGTTTTCTATATCTTCAACTATGGAGGAGATTGGGAAAGAGCCAAACCCTACTTCATTTTTCTGAGTATTAGAAACCAAGGAATATAGGTGAATTCAGACCAATATCGTCAATTATTTTTCACATTTCATGTGTCTGATACCTAATTTTATAGAAGTGTTAGAATTTAGAGCTTGTTAACAAATATAAGGCCTGAATAGCAGATGATTGTTCTCCATAATACAACTCAATTGATAGTTTCAAGACACGTTGAAATGAACGGGCctaacaatttgttttttttttccttcacttCTCCACACTTAACGCGTGTGAGTTTAGCCACTATGTTACATGACAACAAAAAAGTAGTCTATCATGTTTTCAAGCGTTTTGAAAATGAGGATAATGCTCATAGTTCATAAAAAGATT
It contains:
- the LOC123910886 gene encoding ras-related protein RABB1b; the protein is MSYDYLFKYIIIGDTGVGKSCLLLQFTDKRFQPVHDLTIGVEFGARMLTIDSRPIKLQIWDTAGQESFRSITRSYYRGAAGALLVYDITRRETFNHLASWLEDARQHANPNMTITLIGNKCDLSHRRAVSKEEGEQFAKENGLLFMEASAKTAQNVEEAFIKTAAKILQNIQDGVFDVSNETCGIKIGYGRPQGQAGGRDGTVAAGGACCS